AACCAGACTTCTATTAATCATACCTTCTTCTATTTCAGTTGAATGTTTCGTTATAAAAGCTTGTACATCCGGATTGTTTAACACTTCTTTCTTCAAATCATTATAGCGATTATTAAAGTCTGGTCTATTTTTTAATTTTTTAAAGGAATTGCTTAAATGTTCCATGTTTTCTCCCTCCTCTCATTATGTCTCGTTGTTTTTATTATCCTTATATTTTTTAATCCGATCAAATAATTTCTTTTTCTCTAACTCAAATTGTTCAATATCCACGCTTGAAGCTTTATCATCATGTTTTTCTTTCTGTTTTAATTCCTGCTGATCTTTATGGTCACTATTTGTTTCTTCACTTAACCATGCCGGTAGCATTTCTTTACGAATAGGTGCTTTCTTATTATTCTCCGTTTTCTTCTTTGTTGTCTTTTCTTCTGCCCATTGTTGATATTGACGGTGCTCTTGTTTAGCTAAATCCATAGCATCTTTTACAGTCTTCACTTGTTTCCTTGTCCAATGGCTCGCAATTTTTTGAACATAAGCCCTCGTAAGCTTCATATCTGTCTTTAACATAACATAATAAATTAATACATTCACAACTCCAGGCTCGAGCCTTTGTTGAAGCATCACTTCTTCAATAATTTGCAAATCACCAACAGAAGGAGTAACTCCACCGGAAACATCCATTAAAAATTGTTTTGGCGATATTCTTTCTAGTTGAAAGATTAGCTCTTCTTCCTTTGTTAATTGCTTTTGCTCTTTTTTACCTCGCAATAATGGTGGCTGTACTTTATCCACTAAGCCAGGTAACTCATCTCCATGCTGAAATTGGTACCAATCACGAGCAGATTTTCTAAGTAATTCAATATCAATGTTTTCGTCCTGGTCAATACTTGCCATTACAACATTTTTCATATCAATAGCATTAATGCCGTATAGGTATGAGAGCTTCTTTATTACATCCTTAACAATAGAAGTTATAGATTTATGAGGGATGAGAGCATCAGAAAGTCCTGCGAAGAATAAATCAAAATCAAAAGCAGAATCTGAAATTTCTAATTTAGACCTAGTTTCTGTACTAACAAACTCTCGTTTTTTTTCAAGCGATAAATCTTTTATCGTTTCTTCATTCATTCTCCCAGCCATTTCAGCGGAACGAACAGAGTCAAAAACATCATTAAACGACTTTGTAATGTCCTTCATTCCTTCACTCTTTTGTTCATCTGAGAAAAAATGTTTTAACTGTAAAAATTTATTTTTGCCAACTCGATTATAAAGATAAACATTTAATACCCCGTCTTGAAAAAACTCTGTCGGTCTTACTGGTGCTTGTAGCTCGTAAACATATTTCTTCACACCGTCTTCTTCGGTTACAAAAGTTTTTAATAAGCCAAGTCCTTCTAATTTAAGACGTTCTTGATAAATGTCACGCAAGTTACTTTGCATAATCGTCATTAAACTATGATGCGTTGTTTCTTGGCTCCACATGCGATTTTGCTCCAACTCTCCCCAAAGAGTCATAAATAAACTGAAACATTTTGACCCAATTAATGGTTGATAAAGCAATGTTATTATTTTTCTATCCAAGTCTTGTAGAATTGAGTTGCTTTTTACTGAGTAACGGTCAATAGCAAGCAATTCCTTCCAATGCTGTTCCATCCCCTTCAACCTTTCATTACAATATATTAAACGTGAAAAGTTCCTACACTGAAAAAAGAGCTTGAAGAACACCTCTTCAAAAGCTCTTTCGATTCTATCTTACTTTCTTAATCAAATCGGTTAACTCTTCAATAAACACATTAATATCCTTAAATTGACGATAAACGGATGCAAACCTCACATATGCTACCTCATCAATTCTCGCAAGCCTGTCCATGACCATTTCACCTACAAATTCACTGTTAACTTCAGAGACACCTTGATTTCTCAGTTCCTTCTCAATATCATGAACAACATCCTCAAGCTTTTGCAGGGGAACCGGTCTTTTTTCACACGCTTTAATAAGACCTCTTAAAATTTTCTCACGACTAAACTCTTCTCTAGTCCCTTCCTTTTTCACGACAATTAATGGGAATTCCTCAACCTTTTCAAATGTAGTAAACCGATATTGACATTCTTCACATTCACGTCGGCGTCGAATTGATTTTCCCTCATCTACAGGTCGTGAGTCTAATACTCTTGTCCCATTATGCTGACACGAAGGACATTTCATATGACCAGCTCCAATCAAACGTCAAAATTTTAAGTTGTTGACATTTCATCACTCAATTTTAAATTTATTTTCGCGTTTTCCCAGTTCCAACAAACGATTCTTTTTGGTCGAGCTTTTTGTAAAGTTCAGTAATTAATTTCTTACTGTATCCAAAATCAGTCGGGAGGACCGTTGTTGTAGTCGCTGTAAAATCAACTGCTGTCTCAAAAGGACGCACAGAAATAACCGTTACAATAAGAAAAGCTTTTCTTGGACGATCAACGTTTACGCTCATTTCTCCACGTTCTTCTGAAACAGATGTAACAGTCATTCCTGGTGTTTGTTCAATTAATTCTTTTACAGATTGTAATGCTTTTTTATTTGTTGTTTTATAATAATGACTTTTCAAATCGGGATTATGGTGATTTTCCCTTGTTTCTTGATGGGTACTAAAAATATCTTTTAATTTATTCACAAAACTCATTGTCATATTCCCCTTTTTCCATATTAATTTTCACTTTATGTATCGAAATTTATTCTACTACTATCATACTGAAATTTGCCGATAATAAAAAGAGGTGCAGATCAATTAATCCGCACCTCTTTACGTTTTAAAGAGCTTTTGCTTGAGCTTGCTTTACTTGTACCGGTCCCATACCTCTAGGGATCTCAATGTTTTCACGAGTTTGTGCTCCTAAAGATTCTGCAATATGATCTGCAGCAATGTTAGGATTTAAATCACCGCAAGTGTAAACATCGATACTAGCATAACCATGCTCTGGAAAGCTGTGAATTGTCAAATGTGATTCAGAGATAATAACCACACCACTTACTCCTTGAGGAGCAAATTTGTGAAAAGCAACCTCTCTAATTTCCGCGCCTGATTTTAATGCTGCATTTACAAATGTTTTTTCAATGTAATCCATGTCATTTAACTTATCAAAATCGCAACCCCATAGTTCAGAGATTACGTGTCTACCCATTGTTTCCATATTCATGGATCCCCCTTTAACTATTTTTTATACATGAATTCTTCGCTTAATGGTATGTGTAACTACCACGGGGGAAAGTTAGTCCAGAGAGGTCCTAACCCTTTAAGTAGCCATAACACCTTGGCTTTGATAAGAAGTTCACGAAAAATAGTATACTTTGTTTGTATTTGTTTTGCAACACACTTTTGAAAAAAATTAGTTAAAGGGTTAATCAAATATTCGGTCACACATTTATTACTTTAACCGCCGGGAACTTTATTATCCAAAATATTTTTTATACCTCTAATAAATGAGTCATACTATTTGCTACTAGTTTTGTTAAATCGGCAACACGGCATGAATAACCCCATTCATTATCATACCAAGCTAAAACTTTTATTTTATGATTTTCCATTACCATTGTTGATAAACCGTCAATGATAGCTGAATGTGGATTTGTATTGTAGTCAATTGATACTAACGGCTCAGTCGTGAAGTCTAGAATCCCTTTTAAAGAGCCCCTTGAAGCAAATTGGAAAGCTCGATTAACTTCCTCTACAGTAACAGGCTTTTCTACATCAACTACAAGGTCAACTAATGAAACATTTGGTGTTGGGACTCGTAAAGCCATACCATGTAACTTGCCTTTCATGTTTGGGAGAACAAGCTCTAGTGCCTTTGCTGCACCAGTTGTTGTCGGGATAATGGATTGCCCACAAGCTCTAGCCCTTCTCAAATCCTTATGCGGGTTGTCAATGTTTTTCTGGTCATTTGTATAAGCATGTACGGTTGTCATTAAACCATTTTTTATATAGAAAGATTCATCTATCACCTTAATGACCGGAGCAAGACAATTTGTTGTACACGACGCATTCGAAATAATTTTATGTTGATTTGCATCAAACTTATTTTCGTTAACTCCCATCACAATCGTAATATCTTCATTTTTACCAGGTGCAGTTAAGATCACCTTTTTTGCTCCCGCTTTAACATGGAGCATTGCCTTTTCCCTGCTATTAAACTTCCCTGTTGCCTCAATAACAATATCAATCCCTAAAACATCCCAAGGAAGCTTCTCAGGGTCACGTTCATTTATTAATAACACCTTTTGACCATTTACAAGTAAATGATCTTCATGGGCAATTACTTCCCCCTGAAATTTCCCGTGAGTTGTATCATATTTTATTAAATGAGCAAGAGTATCAGCTGGATAACTTGCATTGATCGCCATAATATTAATATCTTCCATCATTGCATACCTAAAAACCATTCTCCCAATTCGACCAAACCCATTTATTGCAATATTGGCTCTCATCATCGTTTCCCCTCTCTATTATATGTTATACTTTTAAATTATTTTATATAATTAGTATAACACATTGATCCGAAAAGTGTGTTATTAAAATTTTCACTTTCATAAAACAGACTTTTGATGAGAATAGAGAAATAAAAAAAAGAGACTATAAAAGTCTCTTGGTTAAATTAGTTTCTTTAAGATTTCATGTAACTGCTTTTCTGTCTGCTCAATCGTGCCATTATTGTCAATAATTTCATCTGAAAGATCTTTTTTCATGTGTAATGGAAGCTGTGACTCGATTCTCATTTTAGCTTCTTTCTCTGTATATCCATTTCTCTCCATAAGACGTTTAAGCTGTGTTTTTTCATCCACATACACAAGGATGGTTTTGTCAACCATATGAGTTAATTTACTTTCAAAAAGCAATGGTATATCAAGAACGACTGCCTTTGAATTTTTAGCTTTTTCTTCTTCAACTCCGTTTAGCATTTCTTTTCTAACTGCGGGATGTACTATTTTGTTTAATTGTTCTCTTTTTGAATGGTCACCAAAAATAATGGCACCAAGCTTTTCTCGATTTATGGTTTTATCTTGATGCAGTATTTCATCACCAAAAACAGAAAGTATTTGTTGATAAGCTGGCTTTCCAAGTTCAACCACTTCCCTAGAAATCTGGTCTGCATCAACAACGCGAATTCCTAGGTTTTTCAACATATTTGAAACTGTACTTTTACCACTTGCAATTCCACCAGTTAGACCGATAACAACTGTCACTATGATAAGCCTCCATTGTCTAAAGTTTCCATATCCCTATCATAATGAGAATAATACCCGGGAGGCAAGAAAATTTGTCCATCCACGCAAATTTAGAGAAAATATGTCCTGATTTAATCCCAATAGATACAAATAACGAGCTCATACACGCTACTAGTAAACTCATTACAATAGGAGAATAACCTAATAACGCAGCGCCAATACCCGCTCCAAAGGCATCGAGTGATAATGCCAGCCCGAGTAACAATGCTTCAACACCTGTAATCGTACCAGATTTATCAATATCTGCCGTCATAGGTTTTCTAAGTATATTAATGACAATTCCAAATGTTTTGATTTCAAAGTTAATTAACATTTTTTCCGTTTCTTCTTCAACTGAAGTTTCTTCTTTTGCAGGACGGAAAAATTGGTATAAGACCCATGCCCCAATAAGCATTAAAATAAAGCCACCAAGCTTTTCTGTTATATAAACCGGAAAAACTCTTGTTAAAAGTTCACCAAGAAACATTGCCCCAAGCATCGTGGCCGCTGAACAACATGCGATAATAAAAATCGACTTAAAAGGGATCCTCATTTTTCTCATTCCATACGTAAATCCAACCGAAAAGCTATCCAAACTAACTGCGAACGCTAATAACAAGAGTGATGTATATTGAAACATACTGCCTAGCCCCTTCCTTCTAGTTGCTAACATAGTGTATGATGAACGCCCAGAGAATGTTAAAGAAGGTCGCTTTATTTTTTGAGTATGGATTACCTTATGATTTATATTGATTCTTTATAAACAAAAAAGGCAAAAAACATATTTATGTCTTTTGCCTTTTTTCTTCGACCTATTTTTGACATTGCTCACAATAATGAGTTCCTCGTCCGCCTACGACTGTTTTTGTTAATGTTTTTCCACATTTTTTACATGGCTCATTTGTTCTGCCATAAACGTATAATTGAAGCTGAAACATACCGATTTCACCTTGTGTATTTACATATGAGCGAACAGTACTGCCTCCTTGAGCAACTGCTTCTTCAAGGGTTTTAATGATTTGCTCATGTAAAATCTTATATTCCGCTTTTGTTAATTTACTGGCTATACGATCTGGTTTAATACTTGATCTAAAAAGAGCTTCATCTACATATATATTGCCAAGTCCCACAACAACTGATTGATCTAACAAAGCCGTCTTAATTTTCCGTTCAGTTTTTGCCAGACGACCTCGAAGATATTCCACCGTGAATTCTTTAGAAAATGGCTCAGGCCCTAGTTGGGAAAGAGGGAGTGTACTTTCTTCTTCTCCCTTCTTAAATAAATGCATAGTCCCGAACTTTCGAACATCCCGATATCTTAATTCCGTATGATCTGTAAACGTAAAAATAACATGTGTATGATGATCAAATTCCTCCTGTGGTTGATATAAACCATATCTTCCTTCCATTCGCAAATGAGAAACAAGAACAAAATCATCAAGTATAAATTTTAAGAATTTGCCTCTGCGCTGAACATCATGAATTGTTTGACCAATGATTGCATCTCTAAATTGTTCAGGCTCTTCTGGCTTTTTAATGATTTTCGGCCAATGAATATTGACTCCGTTAATCGTTTTCCCTTTCACTAACTGAAGCAATGTTCGTCGTACCGTTTCAACCTCTGGTAATTCAGGCATTGTAATTTGTTCACATCCTTTTCACATTAGTGCTTGGCTTATCACCAAGTTCTAATGAAAAGTAAAGGGGCCAATCAAGCCCCCTACAGTTTTCTATGCTTATTTTGCATCATACCAGGAATCTCCATAAGAATAGTCCACCTTTAATGGCACTTTTAACTCAACCGCATTTTCCATTACTTCTGGAACAATTTTTTCTAAAATTGACACTTCTTCTCTAGGAGCTTCAAAAATCAATTCATCATGCACCTGTAATAACAGCTTTGTTTGCAGCTTTTCTTGCTTTAATCTTGCAGCCATATCAATCATCGCTTTTTTGATAATATCGGCTGCGCTTCCTTGAATTGGAGTGTTCATAGCTGTTCGTTCAGCAAAGCTGCGAAGATTAAAGTTTCTGCTCGTGATTTCAGGAATATACCTTCTTCGATGAAGCAATGTTTTAACATAACCCTTCTCTCTTGCATCAGCTACAATATCATCCATATAGTCCTGTACTCCAACAAAGGATTCTAAATAACGCTTGATAAATTCACCGGCTTCTTTACGAGTAATCCCCAAACTTTGAGAAAGACCAAAATCACTGATTCCGTATACGATGCCAAAATTAACAGCCTTGGCTTGTCTTCTCATATTTGAAGTCACTTCATCTTCTTCAACATGAAACACATCCATAGCTGTTTTCGTATGAATGTCTAAATCATTCTGGAAGGCTTCTACTAAATTTTGATCATTTGCGATATGAGCTAATACCCTTAATTCAATTTGTGAATAGTCAGCTGCAAAAATGACCCAATCTTTATGAGAAGGTACAAAAGCTTGACGAATCTTACGTCCTTCTTCTAATCGAATCGGTATGTTTTGTAGGTTAGGATCGATTGAGCTAAGTCTTCCTGTTGTTGTTAGCACCTGGTTAAAACGAGTATGAATTTTATGCGTGTCTTTATGAACAACTTTTAATAACCCTTCAATATAGGTTGATTGTAATTTACCTAACTGACGATAATGAAGGATATCCTTTACGATTTCATGTTTATCTTCAAGCTTTTCTAATACATCCGCTGAAGTTGAATAACCTGTTTTCGTCTTTTTCACAACTGGCAGCTGAAGCTTCTCAAATAAAATAACACCAAGCTGCTTTGGAGAATTAATATTAAATGATTCACCAGCATGCTCATAAATATTTTTTTCAAGAGCGTTTAATTGTTCTGCTAAATGTTCACCCATGTCTTTCAAACGGTCCACATCAACAGCTATTCCCTCAGCTTCCATTTGTGCAAGAATAAGAGATAAAGGTAATTCTAAGTCATACAATAAAGATGATTGATCATTTTGTTCGAGTTGTTCAATTAACTTTTCTTTTAAATCAAAGATCGCTAAGCTCTTACGAACAAGGTGCTCACTAAGAGTCTCTTCACCAGGAATAGAACGTTTTGCTCCTTTTCCATAAACAACCTCATCAGCTTGTACAATCGATATGCCATGTGATTTAGCTACACTAGCTACGTCATCAAATGTTGCCGAAGGATTCAATAAATATGCCGCAATTAAAATATCAAAGTCAATTCCTTTTAAAGAGATTCCTTTCCAACTTAAGCCAACCGTTGTTTTTTTACCATCATAAACTGTTTTACGTTTGGTTTCGTCTGCAGCCCATTCCTTAAATAAATCAGAATTAAGAGCAAGTTCAGCTGATATATAATAATGACCATTTTTATTTATAATTGAAACGCCACTTATGTCAGCTTGGTGATAACTATCCTCTAGTATTTCTACATACAGTGCTGCTTCATCTGTCAGTATATCTGAGGTAAGCTCTGTTACGTTTTCAAAGCTGATATCCTCGTATACTTCTTCCTCAGCTACATCTTCACCCATTTTTTCTAATAAAGAATTAAAGCCTAGTTCCTTAAAGATTTCCTTTACTTTACTAGCATCGAATCCTTCATATCGTACTTCATCCAATGTGATTGCTAAGGGTGCTTCACAATCAATCGTTGCAAGCTTTTTACTCATTAAAGCCTGCTCACGATTTTCTTCAAGCTTTTCCTTTAATTTTTTCCCACTTACTTTTTCAATTGAATCTAATACACTCTCTAATGTTTTAAACTCACTTAACAGTTTTATTGCTGTTTTTTCTCCCACTCCCGGTACACCAGGAATATTATCAGACGTATCTCCCATAAGACCTTTCATATCAATAATTTGCTCAGGAGTTAATCCATACTTTTCCATCACAAAGTCAGGAGTGTAAGAATCCACATCTGTTATCCCTTTTTTTGTAATATCAACTGTTATCTTATCTGTAACCAATTGAGTTAAATCTTTGTCCCCTGATATTACCTTAACTTCATAGCCATCCTGTTCAGCCTGTTTGGAAAGAGTACCGATAATATCATCTGCTTCATAGTTTTCCAGTTCATATCTTGAGATTTGATAAGCATCTAATAGTTCTCGAATAAATGGAAATTGCTCTGAGAGCTCAGGTGGGGTTTTTTGTCTTCCACCTTTGTATTCTTGGAATGTTTTATGTCTAAATGTTGTTTTACCAGCATCAAAAGCCACAAGCATATGAGACGGCTTCTCATCTTCTAGTATTTTCATTAAAATCATGGTAAATCCATAAATTGCGTTCGTATGTATACCTTTGTCATTATTTAATAATGGCAGGGCAAAGAAAGCTCTATAGGCAATACTATTCCCATCAATTAATACTATTTTTTTCGTCAACTTTTACAGCCTCCTGTATTCATTGTTGAACAAGCTCTTGTTCAACATTTTATGTCTAAAGCTCTCTTTTACTGGTCTATTGATTTCTAATTCAGACACTCTCTTTTTGCAGGAGGTCCTGGAGCACTCTTTTACTTGTACATGTACCTAAATTAGCAATAAACCAAAAAAAGACCCCTTATTTCCCTCTATTTTATCATGTCTTTAAATAGAAAGGAAAATCAGGGGTACTGTATGAATTGTTATCGTTTACTGGACTCCTTTTAGCAAGGAAGCATAAGGAGAATTAAATGGAATAATAATAACAGTCTCTTCATCTATCGTCTGTTTATACAATTGTAATGTTCGATACATTTCATAGAAGCTTGGATCCTTAGAATAAGCAGTGTTATACATTTTCGCTGCGTCTCTTTCCCCCTCACTTCGAATCACATCAGCATCTGCCTGTGCCTTTGCTAGCATCTCTTTAACTTCTCGATCGGTATCTGCAATAATTCGATTCTTTTCAGCGTCACCTTTAGACAAATATCCTTGTGCAGTTGATTCACGCTCAGAAATCATACGTGTGAATACAGACTGTTCATTTTCAGCCGGTAAATCTGTTCTTTTCATTCTCACATCTGCTACAACGATCCCATAGTTCCCCTGTTCTAATAAATTATTAACAATTTCAGTTACTTTATCATTTAAGCTTCCTCTTGATGACTTTTCATCATTAATAATTTCGTCATAGTTTAATTGACCTAATTCAGAGCGAACGGTTGAGAAAACATATTCGGCCATCTTTGTTTCTGCGTTCACAATTGATCTTGCATTTGAAATCATTTTTTTAGGATCACTTATTCGCCAAACGGTATAATTATCAATGATTAACCGCTTTTTATCCTTTGTATTAATTTCTGCCTCTTCAACATCATAAGTCATCTGATATTTAGGTAGTGTTGTAACTGACTGAATAAATGGTATTTTAAAATTTAATCCTGGTTCTTCTATAATTTTTACAACTTCACCAAATTGACGAACAACCTTATATTCATTTTCCTTAACAATAAAAAGATTGGTAAATATTAAGACAAGTAAGATAATTAAGACAAGAAGAATAATGCCCCCACGTAAATACCCCTTAAATGAAAAGGCAGGTTTCTTCTCCTCCATGTTCACGATATTATCATTGGCCATTTGTAACACTTCCTTCCTGTTCTGCTGGTACGACAGGCTTTGAAGCCGGATCCTTAATTGGCAAGTATTTCATCGTGTTCCCATTGTCTTCCATAATATAAATCTCAGCATTCGGGAGAACCTGATCGATTGTTTCTAATACTAAACGCTTTTGTGTAATATCTTTATTATTAACATATTCGTTATAAATGGCATTAAATTGAGCAACATCCCCACGTGCCTCTTCTATGCGGGCTGCTTTATCACCAGCTGCAGAGGACATAATCGCATCCTTTTCCCCTTGTGCTTCTTCTGTTCGTTGATTTCTGTATTTATTCGCCTCATTTTTACGTGTATTCATCGTTTCACGAGCATCGGTAACTGCTGTAAAAGCTTTCCTAACCTCTTCGTTTGGTAAATCTACATCCTGTAATTTTACGGCTAAAATGGTAATTCCAATGTCATATCCATCAACAAGATTTGTTAGTAATTCCTGAACTTGCTTCTCAATTTCAACTTTTCCAGATGTTAAAGCGTCATCAATTGTTGAACTTCCAATAATACTTCTTAAACTCGCCGATGTTGCATCCTCTAACATCTCCCGTGGATTTTCAGCATTAAATAAATATTTACCCGGCTCGGTAATTTTCCACTGAACGACCATATCTGCTAAAACGATATTCTCATCACCCGTAATCATTTTTGTTTCTTTTGGAAAATCTTTCACTTCACCATCCTCAGATTCCTCATAACCAAACTGTAAACTGAAAGTTTCTTTAGATAGAACTTCAACTGATTGGATTGGCTATGGCATCTTAAAATGTAATCCTGGTTCACTAATTCCTTCTTCTACCTCTCCAAGAGTGATCATCACGGCTTGTTCTGACTCATCTACGGTATACCATGAAGTAAAAGCAACAATTCCTAAGACCACAATTAACAACGCAAATCCGAAGATCGTGAGTACTCGTTTTATACTTAACATCCAACCCCTGCCTTTCTTATTCGGTACATTTAGTATGTACTGCTTTATTTTCTTGTTAAGTTATATACGAATCATCATTAAAAAGGTTTCATATTTCCCTTTTAATAGCTTCCCACTATTAGTATTAATTAGAAAATAAATTTATGAAGAGTTGAATTTATGAGGATTTATTATGACAACAAAAAAGGGACGTGAGTTTATTTGGTAAACTCACGTCCAAAAGATTGGCTCCTTGGATGAAGGGGTTTTCACTTAGTATATTACCAACATTTTATTAAGTAATAATAAACCTAGTGTAAATTAATTGTAAATAATGTCGAAATTAACAGATAGAAAGGTTTTATGGTCACTACGTTATGAAGTTTCATCAAATTTTCTATTCAGCTTAACTGTAAACGTAGTACCTTTTCCAACTTCACTTTCCACACTAATTTGACCTTTATGAGCTTCCACCAAATGTTTTACAATTGCCAAACCTAAGCCTGTTCCACCCGAGTTTCTACTTCTCGCCCTGTCAACACGATAGAAACGCTCAAAAATACGTGCGATTTCCTCCGTTTTAATGCCAATCCCTGTGTCTGAAACAGTAACGATTGCATAATCAGGATATTTATCCACTTTTGCATGCACATAGCCACCTTGTGGAGTATATGTTAGAGCATTACTAATTAAATTAATAAAAATTTGCTTTAATCGATAAATGTCGCCTTCAATATAAGTAAGACCTTCAGGTAAAGAGACAGAAAGCTCTACCTCTTTTTCTCTTGCTTTATTTTCTAACATTACGATAATATCATCCAAGATCTCTCGTAAATCACATGTTTGGATTGATAATTCAAATCCTTGCTGTTCAATTTTCGATAAATCAAGCAAATCTTGAATTAAAGATTGTAAACGGTCGCTTTCCTTTAGAATAATGGAAAGGAAGTATTCGGCTGTTTGCTTATCACTAAGTGCTCCGTCCAGTAATGTTTCACTAAATCCTTTAATCGATGTGATTGGTGTTTTTAATTCATGTGATACATTCGCAACAAAATCCTTACGCATCTGTTCGAGTTTTTTAAGTTCAGTAATGTCATGAAATACAAGGACAATTCCTTTCCATTCATCATTTGTTCCAATAATAGGTGCCCCATACACTTCAAAATGCTTACGTTCAATCTTCAAGGGAAGATGAAGCTGCTTTCTGACTTTTACCTCAGTCATAAAAATCTCTTCCACAATTTCAATAATTTCTTTATGAGTAAACGCGTCATAATATAATTGATAAAGAAACTTAGCTGAGTCAACCTCAAATAATTCTTTATATGCCCTGTTGACTAAGTTAATATAACCTCTACCATCAATCAAAATTAGCCCGCTTCCCATATTTTCAATTAACGTTTGCAAACGATCTTGCTGCATTTCCTGTGCCCTTGTCATATCTTGAAGGTTTCTGGCAAGTATATTAATTGACTGACTCAGTATTCCTGTTTCGTCTAAATGATCTTCATATGTACGTGCTTTATAATTTCCCTTTGCAAGTTCCATAGATACTTTAATTGCAGACTCAATCGGTCTAGTAAATTGGGCTGTAATTCTTACTCCAATTAATAATATAATGATGAATGCGATTCCGAGACTAGCTACTAGAATACCCCACATTTGTTGATTTACTTTAGTTAAAGAGCTCACAGACGCGCTAACGAGCACAATCCCTTCATAAGCAGCTTTTTCCTTTATAGGCAATCCATAATAAGCAAGCCCATGAACTTGGTCACTATAATAATAGCCCTTAGTTTGTCCCCTCATGATTGGAAGTACGTTATTCTTCAATGAATTCATATCCAGATCTTGTGTTAGGTCACCAGCATCAAACAAAATGGTATTATCTTCATCTATAATCGTAATATGTGATTTATAATCCTTCCCTAAGTCAGAAAGTAATTCTGAGATTTGAGAGTTTGATAAATCCTCACGAGATATTATCGTTAAGATTGAGTGTGCTTCTCTTTGTAACTCTTCTTTAAACGTGTTCAAATAGTAGCTATTAAAAATTTGCCCTAGCAATAACCCTAAGCCAACCAGTACTGCAATGATTAATGTAATAAGGGCAAACAAAAAGCGTGAACGAAATCTATTCATTCAGCTTTGGCTCCTCAAGCTTGTACCCCAACCCTCTTATTGTTTTAATATATAATGGTTTTTTTGTATTTCTTTCTATCTTTTCTCGTAAGTGACTAATATGA
This genomic stretch from Metabacillus sp. B2-18 harbors:
- a CDS encoding replication initiation and membrane attachment family protein, yielding MEQHWKELLAIDRYSVKSNSILQDLDRKIITLLYQPLIGSKCFSLFMTLWGELEQNRMWSQETTHHSLMTIMQSNLRDIYQERLKLEGLGLLKTFVTEEDGVKKYVYELQAPVRPTEFFQDGVLNVYLYNRVGKNKFLQLKHFFSDEQKSEGMKDITKSFNDVFDSVRSAEMAGRMNEETIKDLSLEKKREFVSTETRSKLEISDSAFDFDLFFAGLSDALIPHKSITSIVKDVIKKLSYLYGINAIDMKNVVMASIDQDENIDIELLRKSARDWYQFQHGDELPGLVDKVQPPLLRGKKEQKQLTKEEELIFQLERISPKQFLMDVSGGVTPSVGDLQIIEEVMLQQRLEPGVVNVLIYYVMLKTDMKLTRAYVQKIASHWTRKQVKTVKDAMDLAKQEHRQYQQWAEEKTTKKKTENNKKAPIRKEMLPAWLSEETNSDHKDQQELKQKEKHDDKASSVDIEQFELEKKKLFDRIKKYKDNKNNET
- the nrdR gene encoding transcriptional regulator NrdR; amino-acid sequence: MKCPSCQHNGTRVLDSRPVDEGKSIRRRRECEECQYRFTTFEKVEEFPLIVVKKEGTREEFSREKILRGLIKACEKRPVPLQKLEDVVHDIEKELRNQGVSEVNSEFVGEMVMDRLARIDEVAYVRFASVYRQFKDINVFIEELTDLIKKVR
- a CDS encoding cytosolic protein, with the translated sequence MSFVNKLKDIFSTHQETRENHHNPDLKSHYYKTTNKKALQSVKELIEQTPGMTVTSVSEERGEMSVNVDRPRKAFLIVTVISVRPFETAVDFTATTTTVLPTDFGYSKKLITELYKKLDQKESFVGTGKTRK
- the speD gene encoding adenosylmethionine decarboxylase, which codes for METMGRHVISELWGCDFDKLNDMDYIEKTFVNAALKSGAEIREVAFHKFAPQGVSGVVIISESHLTIHSFPEHGYASIDVYTCGDLNPNIAADHIAESLGAQTRENIEIPRGMGPVQVKQAQAKAL
- a CDS encoding glyceraldehyde-3-phosphate dehydrogenase, which encodes MRANIAINGFGRIGRMVFRYAMMEDINIMAINASYPADTLAHLIKYDTTHGKFQGEVIAHEDHLLVNGQKVLLINERDPEKLPWDVLGIDIVIEATGKFNSREKAMLHVKAGAKKVILTAPGKNEDITIVMGVNENKFDANQHKIISNASCTTNCLAPVIKVIDESFYIKNGLMTTVHAYTNDQKNIDNPHKDLRRARACGQSIIPTTTGAAKALELVLPNMKGKLHGMALRVPTPNVSLVDLVVDVEKPVTVEEVNRAFQFASRGSLKGILDFTTEPLVSIDYNTNPHSAIIDGLSTMVMENHKIKVLAWYDNEWGYSCRVADLTKLVANSMTHLLEV
- the coaE gene encoding dephospho-CoA kinase (Dephospho-CoA kinase (CoaE) performs the final step in coenzyme A biosynthesis.); translated protein: MTVVIGLTGGIASGKSTVSNMLKNLGIRVVDADQISREVVELGKPAYQQILSVFGDEILHQDKTINREKLGAIIFGDHSKREQLNKIVHPAVRKEMLNGVEEEKAKNSKAVVLDIPLLFESKLTHMVDKTILVYVDEKTQLKRLMERNGYTEKEAKMRIESQLPLHMKKDLSDEIIDNNGTIEQTEKQLHEILKKLI
- the ytaF gene encoding sporulation membrane protein YtaF yields the protein MFQYTSLLLLAFAVSLDSFSVGFTYGMRKMRIPFKSIFIIACCSAATMLGAMFLGELLTRVFPVYITEKLGGFILMLIGAWVLYQFFRPAKEETSVEEETEKMLINFEIKTFGIVINILRKPMTADIDKSGTITGVEALLLGLALSLDAFGAGIGAALLGYSPIVMSLLVACMSSLFVSIGIKSGHIFSKFAWMDKFSCLPGIILIMIGIWKL